A genomic window from Nicotiana sylvestris chromosome 11, ASM39365v2, whole genome shotgun sequence includes:
- the LOC138881851 gene encoding uncharacterized protein has product MSGFFEFPCYVSTPVGDSFVVDRVYRSCLIALGGFESRADLLLLSMVDFDVIFGMDWLSPHYAILDYDTKTVTLAMLGVPRVEWRGTLYHTPSIVISFLKAQQMVEKGYDKYLAYMRDVSIDTTEVDSIPLVRDFPDVFPADLPGMPHDRDIAFGIDLLLGTQSISIPPCRIAPPKLKELKEQL; this is encoded by the coding sequence AtgtcgggattctttgagttcccctgttatgtttctactcctgtgggagattcttttgttgtggaccgtgtttatcggtcgtgtttgattgctcttgGTGGTTTTGAGagcagagccgatttattattactcagcatggtagattttgatgttatctttggcatggactggttgtcaccccattatgctattcttgattatgaCACCAAAactgtgacattggctatgctaggagtaccgcgagtagagtggaggggtaccttataTCACACTCCCAGCAttgttatttcatttcttaaggctcagcaaatggttgagaaggggtatgacaagtatctagcatatatgagagatgtcagtattgataccacTGAAGTTGATTCAATCCCACTAGtaagggattttcctgatgtgtttccagctgatcttccgggtatgCCACACGATAGAGATATTgcttttggcattgatctgttgctgggcactcagtccatctctattcctccttgTCGTATAgcccctcctaagttgaaggagttgaaggaacaattatag